In the genome of Pseudomonas sp. P5_109, one region contains:
- a CDS encoding IscS subfamily cysteine desulfurase — MKLPIYLDYSATTPVDPRVAQKMSECLLVDGNFGNPASRSHVFGWKAEESVENARRQVADLVNADPREIVWTSGATESDNLAIKGAAHFYATKGKHLITTKIEHKAVLDTMRQLEREGFEVTYIEPRTDGLVTPEMIEAELRDDTILVSVMHVNNEIGTINDIAAIGELLRSKGILFHVDAAQSTGKVEIDLQKLKVDMMSFSAHKTYGPKGIGALYVSRKPRVRIEATMHGGGHERGMRSGTLATHQIVGMGEAFRVAKEDMAAENVRIKALSDRFYKQVEHLEELYVNGSLTARVPHNLNLSFNYVEGESLIMALKDLAVSSGSACTSASLEPSYVLRALGRNDELAHSSIRFTFGRFTTEEEIDYAAQKVCEAVTKLRALSPLWDMYKDGVDISKIEWAAH, encoded by the coding sequence ATGAAATTGCCGATTTACCTTGATTACTCTGCGACTACCCCGGTTGATCCGCGTGTCGCGCAAAAGATGAGTGAATGCCTGCTGGTCGACGGAAACTTCGGTAACCCGGCGTCCCGTTCCCACGTGTTCGGCTGGAAAGCTGAAGAGTCCGTCGAAAACGCTCGTCGTCAGGTGGCTGATCTGGTCAATGCCGATCCGCGCGAAATCGTCTGGACCTCCGGTGCCACCGAGTCCGACAACCTGGCAATCAAGGGTGCGGCACATTTCTACGCCACCAAAGGCAAGCACCTGATCACCACCAAGATTGAGCACAAGGCTGTCCTCGACACCATGCGCCAACTGGAGCGTGAAGGCTTCGAAGTGACCTACATCGAGCCTCGCACTGATGGCCTGGTGACCCCGGAGATGATCGAAGCCGAACTGCGCGACGACACCATCCTGGTTTCGGTCATGCACGTGAACAACGAAATCGGCACCATCAACGACATCGCAGCGATCGGCGAACTGCTGCGTTCCAAGGGCATCCTGTTCCACGTCGACGCTGCTCAGTCCACTGGCAAGGTCGAGATCGACCTGCAGAAGCTGAAAGTCGACATGATGTCGTTCTCCGCCCACAAGACCTACGGTCCTAAAGGCATCGGCGCCCTGTACGTAAGCCGCAAGCCGCGCGTACGTATCGAAGCGACCATGCACGGTGGCGGTCACGAGCGTGGCATGCGTTCCGGTACCCTGGCCACTCACCAGATCGTCGGCATGGGTGAAGCGTTCCGCGTAGCCAAGGAAGACATGGCTGCCGAGAACGTGCGCATCAAGGCCCTGAGCGACCGCTTCTACAAGCAGGTCGAGCACCTGGAAGAGCTGTACGTCAACGGCAGCCTGACCGCCCGCGTTCCGCACAACCTGAACCTGAGCTTCAACTACGTTGAAGGCGAGTCGCTGATCATGGCGCTCAAGGATCTGGCGGTTTCGTCCGGTTCGGCTTGCACCTCGGCTTCGCTGGAACCTTCGTACGTACTGCGCGCCCTGGGCCGCAACGACGAACTGGCGCACAGCTCGATCCGCTTCACCTTCGGCCGCTTCACCACCGAAGAAGAAATCGATTACGCCGCGCAGAAAGTCTGCGAGGCCGTTACCAAGCTGCGCGCTTTGTCGCCGCTGTGGGACATGTACAAAGACGGCGTCGATATCTCGAAGATCGAGTGGGCGGCACACTAA
- the iscU gene encoding Fe-S cluster assembly scaffold IscU — MAYSEKVIDHYENPRNVGKMDAEDPDVGTGMVGAPACGDVMRLQIKVNEAGIIEDAKFKTYGCGSAIASSSLATEWMKGKTLDEAETIKNTQLAEELALPPVKIHCSVLAEDAIKAAVRDYKQKKGLI, encoded by the coding sequence ATGGCTTACAGCGAAAAGGTCATCGACCACTACGAAAACCCGCGCAACGTCGGCAAGATGGACGCGGAAGATCCTGATGTCGGCACCGGCATGGTCGGCGCGCCGGCGTGCGGCGACGTGATGCGCCTGCAGATCAAGGTCAACGAAGCCGGCATCATCGAAGATGCCAAGTTCAAGACTTACGGCTGCGGTTCGGCTATCGCTTCCAGCTCCCTCGCCACCGAGTGGATGAAGGGCAAGACCCTGGACGAAGCGGAAACCATCAAGAACACCCAGCTGGCTGAAGAACTGGCCTTGCCGCCAGTGAAAATCCACTGCTCGGTACTCGCTGAAGACGCCATCAAGGCCGCCGTTCGCGATTACAAGCAGAAGAAAGGCTTGATCTGA
- the iscA gene encoding iron-sulfur cluster assembly protein IscA, which yields MAISMTEAAARHVRRSLDGRGKGEGIRLGVRTTGCSGLAYVLEFVDEVVAEDQVFESHGEKVIIDPKSLAYLDGTELDFVKEGLNEGFKFNNPNVRGECGCGESFNI from the coding sequence ATGGCTATCAGCATGACAGAAGCGGCTGCTCGACACGTGCGGCGCTCCCTCGACGGGCGCGGCAAAGGTGAAGGGATTCGTCTGGGTGTTCGCACCACGGGCTGTTCCGGCCTTGCCTACGTGCTGGAGTTTGTCGACGAGGTGGTTGCAGAGGACCAGGTGTTCGAAAGTCACGGCGAAAAAGTGATTATCGACCCGAAAAGCCTGGCCTACCTGGACGGCACCGAGCTCGATTTCGTCAAGGAAGGGTTGAACGAAGGCTTCAAGTTCAACAACCCCAACGTGCGCGGTGAATGTGGCTGCGGCGAAAGCTTCAACATCTGA
- the hscB gene encoding co-chaperone HscB, translating to MGTPCHFALFELQPSFDLDLDQLATRYRELARSVHPDRFADASEREQRLALEQSASLNEAYQTLKNPPKRARYLLALNGGELPLEVTVHDPEFLLQQMELREELEDLQDSADLKGVAVFKRRLKAAQDELNQSFAACWNDAAQREKAERLMRRMQFLDKLTYEVRQLEERLDD from the coding sequence GTGGGAACTCCTTGTCATTTCGCTTTATTTGAGCTGCAACCGAGTTTCGATCTGGACCTCGACCAGCTGGCTACGCGCTACCGTGAGTTGGCGCGCAGTGTTCATCCGGACCGCTTTGCCGACGCTTCCGAGCGTGAGCAGCGGCTGGCGCTAGAGCAATCCGCGAGCCTCAACGAGGCCTACCAGACGCTCAAGAACCCACCCAAGCGCGCGCGTTACCTGCTCGCCTTGAATGGTGGCGAGCTGCCGCTGGAGGTCACGGTGCATGATCCGGAGTTTCTTCTGCAGCAGATGGAGTTGCGTGAAGAGCTCGAAGACCTGCAGGACAGCGCCGACCTCAAGGGCGTTGCCGTCTTCAAGCGTCGCCTGAAGGCTGCCCAGGATGAACTGAACCAAAGCTTCGCAGCTTGCTGGAACGATGCCGCGCAACGCGAAAAGGCCGAACGCCTGATGCGGCGCATGCAGTTCCTCGACAAGCTCACCTACGAAGTGCGCCAGTTAGAAGAGCGCCTCGACGATTAA
- the hscA gene encoding Fe-S protein assembly chaperone HscA, producing MALLQIAEPGQSPQPHQRRLAVGIDLGTTNSLVAALRSGLSEPLADAEGRVILPSAVRYHADRVEVGESAKLAAATDPLNTVLSVKRLMGRGLSDVKQLGDQLPYRFVGGESHMPFIETIQGPKSPVEVSADILKVLRQRAEATLGGELVGAVITVPAYFDDAQRQATKDAAKLAGLNVLRLLNEPTAAAVAYGLDQHAEGLVAIYDLGGGTFDISILRLTGGVFEVLATGGDSALGGDDFDHAIAGWIIESAGLSADLDPGAQRQLLQTACAAKEALTNAPSVEVAHGDWKAKLTREAFDALIEPMVARSLKACRRAVRDSGVELEDVHAVVMVGGSTRVPRVREAVAEAFGRQPLTEIDPDQVVAIGAAIQADTLAGNKRDGDELLLLDVIPLSLGLETMGGLMEKVIPRNTTIPVARAQDFTTYKDGQSAMAIHVLQGERELISDCRSLARFELRGIPAMVAGAAKIRVTFQVDADGLLSVSARELGSGVEASIQVKPSYGLTDGEIAKMLKDSFQHANDDKVARVLREQQVDAQRLVEAVQAALEVDGERLLDAEERMVIDMQVQELTELMKGTDGFAIEQQTKRLSQVTDAFAARRMDSTVKAALAGRNLNEIEE from the coding sequence ATGGCCCTACTGCAGATCGCCGAACCCGGCCAAAGTCCTCAACCGCACCAGCGTCGCCTGGCTGTGGGGATCGACTTGGGCACTACCAATTCGCTGGTCGCTGCATTGCGCAGTGGTCTTTCCGAGCCGCTTGCCGACGCAGAAGGGCGGGTCATCCTGCCGTCTGCCGTGCGCTATCACGCTGATCGCGTCGAAGTTGGCGAATCCGCCAAACTGGCTGCCGCTACCGATCCCTTGAACACCGTGCTGTCGGTCAAGCGCTTGATGGGTCGTGGTCTGTCCGACGTCAAGCAGCTTGGTGATCAGTTGCCGTACCGCTTTGTCGGTGGCGAGTCGCACATGCCGTTCATCGAGACGATCCAGGGGCCGAAAAGCCCTGTCGAAGTCTCTGCCGATATCCTCAAGGTCCTGCGTCAGCGCGCTGAAGCGACCCTGGGTGGCGAACTGGTAGGTGCGGTGATCACGGTTCCGGCCTATTTCGACGACGCTCAGCGTCAAGCCACCAAGGACGCGGCCAAGCTGGCCGGTCTGAACGTGCTGCGTTTGCTCAATGAGCCGACCGCGGCAGCCGTGGCTTACGGTCTGGACCAGCACGCCGAAGGCCTGGTCGCGATTTACGACCTGGGCGGCGGTACCTTCGATATTTCGATTCTGCGCCTGACCGGCGGTGTCTTCGAGGTTTTGGCTACCGGTGGCGACAGCGCCCTGGGCGGTGATGACTTCGACCACGCCATTGCTGGCTGGATCATCGAGAGCGCCGGTTTGTCCGCCGATCTCGATCCGGGTGCGCAGCGTCAACTGCTGCAAACCGCCTGTGCGGCCAAAGAAGCGCTGACCAATGCCCCATCGGTCGAAGTGGCCCACGGCGACTGGAAAGCCAAGCTGACCCGCGAAGCCTTCGATGCGTTGATCGAACCGATGGTCGCGCGCAGCCTGAAAGCCTGCCGTCGCGCTGTTCGTGATTCCGGTGTCGAGCTGGAAGACGTACATGCGGTCGTCATGGTTGGCGGTTCGACCCGTGTGCCGCGTGTTCGCGAAGCCGTGGCGGAAGCCTTCGGTCGTCAGCCACTGACCGAAATCGACCCGGATCAAGTGGTGGCCATCGGCGCTGCGATCCAGGCCGATACCCTGGCGGGCAACAAGCGCGACGGCGATGAGCTGCTGCTGCTGGACGTGATTCCGTTGTCCCTGGGCCTGGAAACCATGGGCGGCCTGATGGAGAAGGTGATTCCGCGCAACACCACCATCCCCGTCGCCCGCGCCCAGGACTTCACCACTTATAAAGACGGCCAGTCGGCCATGGCGATCCACGTGTTGCAGGGCGAGCGCGAGCTGATCAGCGACTGCCGCTCCCTGGCACGCTTCGAATTGCGCGGTATTCCGGCGATGGTGGCTGGCGCGGCGAAGATTCGCGTGACCTTCCAGGTCGATGCCGACGGTCTGCTCAGCGTCTCCGCGCGTGAGCTGGGTTCGGGCGTCGAGGCCAGCATCCAGGTCAAGCCGTCCTACGGCCTGACCGACGGCGAAATCGCCAAGATGCTCAAGGACTCGTTCCAGCACGCCAACGACGACAAGGTTGCCCGCGTATTGCGCGAGCAGCAGGTCGATGCCCAGCGTCTGGTTGAGGCCGTGCAGGCTGCGCTTGAAGTCGATGGCGAGCGCTTGCTCGACGCGGAAGAACGCATGGTCATCGACATGCAGGTGCAGGAACTGACCGAACTGATGAAAGGTACCGATGGTTTCGCCATCGAGCAGCAGACCAAGCGTCTGTCGCAAGTGACCGACGCTTTTGCCGCCCGTCGTATGGATTCGACCGTGAAAGCCGCGCTGGCGGGCCGCAACCTGAACGAGATTGAGGAATAA
- the fdx gene encoding ISC system 2Fe-2S type ferredoxin — protein MPQVIFLPHEKFCPEGMVVEAETGTSILELAHEHHIEMESACGGVCACTTCHCIIREGFDSLEEADELEEDYLDKAWGLERESRLGCQAKVGTEDLTVEIPKYSLNHAAEAPH, from the coding sequence ATGCCGCAGGTCATTTTTCTGCCACACGAGAAGTTCTGCCCTGAAGGCATGGTTGTTGAGGCCGAAACCGGTACCTCCATCCTCGAACTGGCCCACGAACACCACATCGAGATGGAAAGTGCTTGCGGCGGCGTCTGTGCCTGCACCACTTGCCACTGCATCATCCGCGAGGGTTTCGACTCGCTGGAAGAGGCTGACGAGCTGGAAGAAGACTACCTTGATAAGGCTTGGGGTCTTGAGCGCGAGTCCCGCCTGGGCTGCCAGGCCAAGGTCGGTACCGAAGACCTGACCGTCGAAATTCCGAAGTACTCGCTCAACCACGCAGCCGAAGCACCGCACTGA
- the iscX gene encoding Fe-S cluster assembly protein IscX — protein sequence MKLKWTDVLEIAIQLAESKPDVDPMSVNFVDLRKWVMELPEFDDKPEHCGEKILEAIQANWIEERD from the coding sequence ATGAAACTCAAGTGGACTGATGTGCTGGAGATCGCGATCCAGCTGGCTGAAAGCAAGCCCGACGTGGACCCTATGTCGGTCAACTTCGTCGATCTGCGCAAATGGGTGATGGAATTGCCCGAGTTCGACGACAAGCCTGAGCATTGTGGCGAAAAGATCCTGGAGGCCATTCAGGCCAACTGGATCGAAGAACGCGACTGA
- the ndk gene encoding nucleoside-diphosphate kinase codes for MAVQRTFSIIKPDAVAKNVIGEITTRFEKAGLRVVASKLKQLSKAEAEGFYAEHSARGFFGDLVAFMISGPVVVQVLEGENAIALNRELMGATNPKEAAAGTIRADFADSIDANAVHGSDSEAAAAREISYFFAATEVTTR; via the coding sequence ATGGCTGTTCAACGTACTTTCTCCATCATCAAGCCTGACGCCGTTGCTAAAAACGTGATCGGCGAGATCACCACTCGTTTTGAAAAAGCTGGCCTGCGCGTTGTAGCTTCGAAACTGAAGCAACTGTCCAAAGCTGAAGCTGAAGGCTTCTACGCTGAGCACAGCGCTCGTGGTTTCTTCGGCGACCTGGTTGCTTTCATGATCTCCGGCCCGGTTGTCGTTCAGGTTCTGGAAGGCGAGAACGCTATCGCTCTGAACCGTGAGCTGATGGGCGCTACCAACCCTAAAGAAGCTGCTGCCGGCACCATCCGCGCTGACTTCGCTGATTCCATCGACGCCAACGCTGTGCACGGTTCGGACTCCGAAGCCGCTGCCGCTCGCGAAATCTCGTACTTCTTCGCAGCTACTGAAGTAACCACTCGCTAA
- the rlmN gene encoding 23S rRNA (adenine(2503)-C(2))-methyltransferase RlmN: protein MTTSTVKTNLLGLTQLEMEKFFDSIGEKRFRAGQVMKWIHHFGVDDFDAMTNVSKVLREKLKAVAEVRGPEVVSEDISSDGTRKWVVRVASGSCVETVYIPQGKRGTLCVSSQAGCALDCSFCSTGKQGFNSNLTAAEVIGQVWIANKSFGSVPATVDRAITNVVMMGMGEPLLNFDNVVAAMHLMMDDLGYGISKRRVTLSTSGVVPMIDELSKHIDVSLALSLHAPNDALRNQLVPINKKYPLKMLLESCQRYMSSLGEKRVLTIEYTLLKDINDKVEHAVEMIELLKNIPCKINLIPFNPFPHSGYERPSNNAIRRFQDQLHHAGFNVTVRTTRGEDIDAACGQLVGQVLDRTRRSERYIAVRELNADSDVASSTANNN from the coding sequence ATGACTACATCGACTGTAAAAACTAACCTGCTGGGTCTGACTCAGCTGGAAATGGAAAAATTCTTCGACTCAATCGGGGAGAAGCGTTTCCGTGCCGGTCAGGTAATGAAATGGATTCACCACTTTGGTGTCGATGATTTCGACGCCATGACGAACGTCAGCAAGGTCTTGCGCGAAAAGCTCAAGGCTGTTGCTGAGGTCCGTGGTCCGGAAGTGGTCAGCGAGGACATCTCCAGTGACGGCACCCGTAAGTGGGTGGTGCGCGTGGCGTCCGGTAGCTGCGTCGAGACCGTGTACATTCCCCAGGGCAAACGCGGCACCTTGTGCGTTTCGTCCCAGGCAGGCTGTGCCCTGGATTGCAGTTTCTGCTCCACCGGCAAGCAAGGCTTCAATAGCAACCTCACCGCCGCCGAAGTCATCGGCCAGGTGTGGATTGCCAACAAATCCTTTGGCAGCGTCCCGGCAACCGTCGACCGTGCCATCACCAACGTGGTGATGATGGGCATGGGTGAGCCGCTGCTGAACTTCGACAATGTCGTCGCGGCCATGCATCTGATGATGGACGACCTGGGCTACGGCATTTCCAAGCGCCGTGTGACCCTGTCGACCTCCGGCGTGGTGCCGATGATCGATGAGCTGTCCAAGCACATCGACGTCTCCCTGGCGTTGTCCCTGCACGCACCGAATGACGCATTGCGTAACCAATTGGTGCCGATCAACAAGAAGTATCCGCTTAAGATGCTGCTCGAGTCGTGCCAGCGCTACATGTCGTCCCTGGGCGAAAAGCGCGTGCTGACCATCGAGTACACCTTGCTCAAGGACATCAACGACAAGGTCGAGCACGCGGTCGAAATGATCGAGCTGCTCAAGAACATCCCGTGCAAGATCAACCTGATCCCGTTCAACCCGTTCCCGCATTCCGGGTACGAGCGGCCGAGCAACAACGCCATTCGTCGTTTCCAGGATCAGCTGCATCATGCCGGTTTCAACGTCACCGTGCGCACCACCCGTGGTGAAGACATCGACGCGGCCTGTGGTCAATTGGTAGGGCAGGTGCTGGATCGCACCCGTCGCAGCGAACGTTATATCGCCGTGCGTGAATTGAACGCCGACAGCGATGTTGCTTCGAGCACTGCGAACAACAATTAA